Proteins from a genomic interval of Streptomyces sp. NBC_00820:
- the thrC gene encoding threonine synthase: MAVQTVAPQSTPTVDLGPAAALSCRECGHQVPLGPVFACEECFGPLEIAYDFSAYDTEELRARIESGPASIWRYAPLLPVPADVAAKPNLNPGWTRLVEARNLARELGVTGGLYVKDDSGNPTHSFKDRVVAQALEAARAFGFTTLSCSSTGNLAGAVGAAAARAGLRSCVFIPHDLEQAKIVMAAVYGGELVGIEGNYDDVNRFCSELIGDPVGEGWGFVNVNLRPYYAEGSKTLAYEICEQLGWRLPDQIVVPIASGSQLTKIDKGLRELVALGLVEDRPYRIFGAQAEGCSPVSAAYKAGHDVVRPQKPDTIARSLAIGNPADGPYVLDIARRTGGAVEDVTDEEIVAAIRLLARTEGVFAETAGGVTVGVTKKLIESGALDPTLTTVVLNTGDGLKTLDAVAGTGPTAVIRPTLESFREAGLV, encoded by the coding sequence ATGGCTGTGCAGACCGTCGCCCCCCAGAGCACTCCCACCGTCGACCTCGGCCCCGCCGCCGCCCTGAGCTGTCGCGAGTGCGGCCACCAAGTACCGCTCGGCCCGGTGTTCGCCTGCGAGGAGTGCTTCGGCCCCCTCGAGATCGCCTACGACTTCTCGGCGTACGACACCGAGGAACTGCGCGCGCGGATCGAGTCCGGCCCCGCGAGCATCTGGCGCTACGCGCCCCTGCTGCCCGTCCCCGCCGACGTGGCCGCCAAGCCCAACCTCAACCCCGGCTGGACCCGGCTCGTCGAGGCCCGCAACCTCGCCCGCGAGCTGGGTGTCACCGGCGGGCTGTACGTGAAGGACGACTCCGGGAACCCGACGCACTCCTTCAAGGACCGCGTCGTCGCCCAGGCCCTGGAGGCCGCCCGCGCCTTCGGCTTCACCACCCTGTCCTGCTCCTCCACCGGCAACCTGGCCGGCGCGGTCGGCGCCGCCGCGGCCCGCGCGGGCCTGCGCTCCTGCGTGTTCATCCCGCACGACCTGGAGCAGGCAAAGATCGTCATGGCCGCCGTCTACGGCGGTGAGCTGGTCGGCATCGAGGGCAACTACGACGACGTGAACCGCTTCTGCTCCGAGCTGATCGGCGACCCGGTCGGCGAGGGCTGGGGCTTCGTCAACGTCAACCTGCGGCCGTACTACGCGGAGGGCTCCAAGACCCTGGCGTACGAGATCTGCGAGCAGCTCGGCTGGCGGCTGCCCGACCAGATCGTGGTTCCGATCGCCTCCGGATCCCAGCTCACGAAGATCGACAAGGGGCTGCGGGAGCTGGTCGCGCTCGGGCTGGTCGAGGACCGGCCGTACCGGATCTTCGGCGCACAGGCCGAGGGCTGCTCGCCGGTGTCGGCCGCGTACAAGGCGGGCCACGACGTCGTACGGCCGCAGAAGCCGGACACCATCGCCAGGTCCCTCGCCATCGGCAACCCGGCCGACGGGCCGTACGTCCTCGACATCGCGCGCCGCACCGGCGGTGCGGTGGAGGACGTGACCGACGAGGAGATCGTGGCCGCCATCCGGCTGCTGGCCCGCACGGAGGGCGTGTTCGCCGAGACGGCGGGCGGGGTGACGGTCGGCGTCACGAAGAAGCTCATCGAGAGCGGCGCCCTGGACCCGACGCTCACCACGGTCGTCCTCAACACCGGCGACGGCCTCAAGACCCTCGACGCGGTGGCCGGCACCGGTCCGACCGCCGTCATCCGCCCGACCCTGGAATCCTTCCGAGAGGCTGGCCTCGTATGA
- a CDS encoding glucosyl-3-phosphoglycerate synthase — translation MLEEVERWLATRSWSVADRPLHRVLAAKQRTGQSVSVVLPALNEEETVGEIVRVIRHDLVEQAPLIDEIVVVDSGSTDRTSEVAAAAGARVVHRDDILPRLPAVPGKGEVLWRSLLVTGGDIVCFVDADLREFSADFVLGIVGPLLTDPDVDLVKAMYDRPLAGASGQGGRVTELMARPLLNMHWPQLAGFVQPLGGEYAARRSLLEQLPFPVGYGVELGMLVDALHLVGLDALAQVDVGVRKHRHQDGQALGRMAAAIYRTAQLRLARGHLVRPALTQFERGEDGFEPRTYSVDTEERPPMAEIAEYAARRVA, via the coding sequence GTGCTGGAAGAAGTCGAGCGCTGGCTGGCCACCCGCTCCTGGTCCGTGGCCGACCGCCCCCTGCACCGTGTCCTGGCCGCCAAACAGCGCACCGGCCAGTCCGTCTCCGTCGTCCTTCCCGCACTCAACGAGGAGGAGACGGTCGGCGAGATCGTCAGGGTCATCCGTCACGACCTCGTGGAGCAGGCCCCGCTGATCGACGAGATCGTCGTCGTCGACTCCGGCTCCACCGACCGCACCTCCGAGGTCGCGGCCGCCGCCGGAGCGCGGGTCGTGCACCGCGACGACATACTCCCGCGCCTGCCCGCCGTACCCGGCAAGGGCGAGGTGCTGTGGCGCTCCCTGCTGGTCACCGGCGGGGACATCGTCTGTTTCGTCGACGCCGACCTCAGGGAGTTCTCCGCGGACTTCGTCCTCGGCATCGTGGGCCCACTGCTCACCGACCCTGACGTCGACCTGGTCAAGGCGATGTACGACCGTCCGCTCGCCGGTGCGAGCGGGCAGGGCGGCCGGGTCACCGAGCTGATGGCCCGCCCGCTGCTGAACATGCACTGGCCGCAGCTGGCCGGCTTCGTGCAGCCGCTGGGCGGCGAGTACGCGGCGCGCCGCTCGCTGCTGGAGCAGCTGCCGTTCCCGGTGGGCTACGGCGTGGAGCTGGGCATGCTGGTCGACGCCCTGCACCTGGTGGGCCTGGACGCGCTGGCCCAGGTCGACGTCGGCGTGCGCAAGCACCGGCACCAGGACGGGCAGGCGCTGGGCCGGATGGCCGCCGCGATCTACCGCACCGCGCAGCTCCGCCTCGCGCGCGGCCACCTCGTGCGGCCCGCCCTCACCCAGTTCGAGCGGGGCGAGGACGGGTTCGAGCCGCGCACCTACTCGGTCGACACCGAGGAGCGGCCGCCGATGGCGGAGATCGCGGAGTACGCCGCGCGCCGGGTCGCGTGA
- a CDS encoding alpha,alpha-trehalose-phosphate synthase (UDP-forming) — protein MASTQGAEVLVASNRGPVSYEVDPDSADGALLARRGGGGLVSGLSAIGPDTDAVWVCAALGDGDREAVRRARGGLLPAEDTGGQRVRMLGIDADVYADAYNGIANSTLWFVHHMLYQTPLEPVFDAEFRRQWESYRAYNRAFAEALAEEAAEGAAVLIQDYHLALAPRMLRQLRPDLRIGHFSHTPWAPPDYFRLLPDDLAAELLTGILGADRAAFLTRRWADAFTECCHEVLGPGIPSGTRIGVHGLGADADFLRERAHRADVAERMAALREEVGEGRRTIVRVDRTELSKNIVRGLLAYRQLLRDRPEWRERVVHVAFAYPSRQDLAVYRDYTDEVRRVAQEINAEYGTPGWTPVVLHVKDDFARSLAAYRLADVALVNPIRDGMNLVAKEVPVVSDEGCALVLSREAGAYEELGDDAIVVNPYDITGTAEALHEALSLPAAERAERSKRLAAAGTALPPAQWFLDQLGALDR, from the coding sequence ATGGCTTCCACGCAGGGTGCTGAGGTGCTGGTCGCGTCCAACCGCGGCCCGGTTTCGTACGAGGTGGACCCCGACAGCGCCGACGGCGCGCTGCTGGCCAGGAGAGGCGGCGGCGGACTGGTCTCGGGACTGTCCGCCATCGGACCGGACACGGACGCGGTGTGGGTGTGCGCCGCGCTGGGCGACGGCGACCGGGAGGCCGTACGGCGTGCGCGGGGCGGACTGCTGCCGGCCGAGGACACCGGCGGGCAGCGGGTGCGGATGCTCGGCATCGACGCCGACGTGTACGCCGACGCCTACAACGGCATCGCCAACTCGACGCTCTGGTTCGTCCACCACATGCTGTACCAGACCCCGCTGGAGCCGGTCTTCGACGCGGAGTTCCGGCGGCAGTGGGAGTCGTACCGGGCCTACAACCGCGCCTTCGCCGAGGCGCTCGCCGAGGAGGCGGCCGAGGGCGCGGCGGTGCTGATCCAGGACTACCACCTGGCGCTCGCCCCCCGGATGCTCCGGCAGCTGAGGCCCGACCTGCGCATCGGGCACTTCTCGCACACCCCGTGGGCGCCGCCGGACTACTTCCGGCTGCTGCCCGACGACCTCGCGGCCGAACTGCTGACCGGCATCCTCGGCGCCGACCGGGCGGCGTTCCTGACCCGGCGTTGGGCGGACGCGTTCACCGAGTGCTGTCACGAGGTGCTCGGACCCGGCATTCCGTCCGGGACCCGGATCGGGGTGCACGGGCTCGGCGCGGACGCGGACTTCCTGCGTGAACGCGCGCACCGGGCGGACGTGGCGGAACGGATGGCCGCGCTGCGCGAGGAGGTCGGCGAGGGACGCCGGACGATCGTCCGGGTGGACCGCACCGAGCTGTCGAAGAACATCGTGCGGGGGCTGCTGGCCTACCGGCAGCTGCTCCGGGACCGTCCCGAGTGGCGCGAGCGGGTGGTGCACGTCGCCTTCGCGTATCCCTCGCGGCAGGACCTCGCGGTGTACCGCGACTACACCGACGAGGTGCGCCGGGTCGCCCAGGAGATCAACGCCGAGTACGGAACGCCGGGTTGGACGCCCGTCGTGCTGCACGTCAAGGACGACTTCGCCCGCTCGCTGGCCGCCTACCGGCTCGCGGACGTCGCCCTGGTCAATCCGATCCGGGACGGCATGAACCTCGTCGCCAAGGAGGTGCCGGTCGTCTCCGACGAGGGGTGCGCGCTGGTGCTGTCGCGGGAGGCGGGGGCGTACGAGGAGCTGGGCGACGACGCGATCGTGGTGAACCCCTACGACATCACGGGTACGGCCGAGGCGCTGCACGAAGCGCTGAGCCTGCCGGCGGCGGAGCGGGCCGAGCGGTCGAAGAGGCTGGCCGCCGCCGGTACGGCGCTGCCTCCGGCGCAGTGGTTCCTGGACCAGCTGGGGGCGCTGGACCGGTGA
- the otsB gene encoding trehalose-phosphatase, giving the protein MGIHTTDSTNPMDPLPVPVTQAGRDGLQALLAKPGTAAIGLDFDGTLAPIVADPDQARAHPDAVSALAALAPKVASVAVITGRPPGVAVRNGGFAGVPGLEHLVVLGHYGAERWDAVTATVTAPAPHPGVASARAELPGFLDSVGAWRGTWIEEKGRALAVHTRRARDPQAAFEALREPLAGLAARHGLIVEPGRLVLELRPPGTDKGVALLDHVRATGAESVLYAGDDLGDLPAYAAVDELRSEGIPGLLVCSGSSEVTELAERADLVVDGPGGVVGLLRALAAHME; this is encoded by the coding sequence ATGGGCATCCATACGACGGACTCGACCAACCCGATGGATCCACTTCCCGTCCCCGTGACCCAGGCCGGCCGGGACGGACTTCAGGCACTGCTCGCCAAGCCGGGCACCGCCGCGATCGGTCTGGACTTCGACGGCACACTGGCCCCGATCGTCGCCGACCCCGACCAGGCCCGCGCCCACCCCGACGCGGTGTCCGCGCTCGCCGCCCTCGCCCCGAAGGTGGCCTCCGTCGCCGTGATCACCGGCCGGCCGCCCGGGGTCGCGGTCCGGAACGGCGGCTTCGCGGGCGTCCCCGGCCTGGAGCACCTCGTCGTCCTCGGCCACTACGGCGCCGAGCGCTGGGACGCGGTGACCGCCACGGTCACCGCCCCCGCGCCGCATCCCGGCGTGGCCTCCGCCCGCGCCGAACTGCCCGGCTTCCTGGACAGCGTCGGCGCCTGGCGCGGCACCTGGATCGAGGAGAAGGGCCGTGCCCTCGCCGTGCACACCCGCCGCGCGCGGGACCCGCAGGCCGCCTTCGAGGCCCTGCGCGAACCCCTCGCCGGCCTCGCCGCCCGGCACGGTCTGATCGTCGAGCCCGGCCGCCTGGTCCTCGAACTGCGCCCGCCCGGCACGGACAAGGGCGTCGCCCTGCTCGACCACGTCCGCGCCACCGGCGCCGAGTCCGTCCTCTACGCCGGCGACGACCTCGGTGACCTCCCCGCCTACGCCGCGGTGGACGAACTCCGCTCCGAGGGAATCCCCGGCCTCCTCGTGTGCAGCGGCAGCTCCGAGGTGACGGAACTGGCCGAACGGGCGGACCTCGTGGTCGACGGGCCGGGCGGTGTCGTGGGACTGCTGCGGGCCCTGGCGGCGCACATGGAGTGA
- a CDS encoding DUF3263 domain-containing protein, translating to MELGSREKAILALERRGFPGPGAKERAIREELGLAPVRYYQLLNALLDDKRALEHDPVTVNRLRRIRASRRSER from the coding sequence ATGGAACTGGGCAGCCGGGAGAAGGCCATCCTCGCGCTGGAGCGCCGGGGCTTTCCCGGCCCCGGCGCGAAGGAACGGGCGATTCGCGAGGAACTGGGTCTGGCCCCGGTGCGCTACTACCAGCTGCTCAACGCGCTGCTGGACGACAAGCGGGCCCTGGAACACGATCCGGTGACCGTCAACCGCCTGCGCCGCATCCGCGCGTCCCGCCGCTCGGAACGCTGA
- a CDS encoding ABC transporter substrate-binding protein, with the protein MAGTIAVVSALGMAAVLGGCGSTGSSDVTLKLVAAEYGDSAANSTQKYWDALVRSYEAKHPGVKVQVSVYSWKDVDRKVKDMVDAGHAPDMAQMGSYADYAAAGKLYPASDLLSITTQGDFSSQLAEAGQWNHEQYGMPFAASTRVLFYNKTLFTEAGITPPTDWDELAADARALKAQGVKYPFALPLGPEEAQAEAMQWMLAGGSGYTDDIGTYTLDSAENTRTFTWLKDDLVGKGLTGPVAPGKLNRATAFAAFADGQVGMLDGHPMLIQQAEAKGVKFGMVPLPGRTGRARASMGVTDWMTAFRQNGHAEQIGSFLDFVYQEKNVLDFSREFGQLPVTSSASGAMDASGAARDKALRPFLDQLPGSQLYPAGKTSWAEISTAVKESMGQAFLPGGSPAGVLTRLQAQATAADSSAIN; encoded by the coding sequence ATGGCAGGAACGATCGCGGTGGTGTCCGCACTGGGCATGGCGGCGGTCCTCGGCGGCTGCGGGAGCACGGGCTCCTCCGACGTCACCCTCAAGCTGGTCGCCGCCGAATACGGCGACTCCGCGGCCAACAGCACCCAGAAGTACTGGGACGCCCTGGTCAGGAGCTACGAGGCCAAGCACCCCGGAGTGAAGGTCCAGGTCAGCGTCTACTCCTGGAAGGACGTCGACCGCAAGGTCAAGGACATGGTCGACGCCGGCCACGCCCCCGACATGGCGCAGATGGGCTCCTACGCCGACTACGCGGCCGCGGGCAAGCTCTACCCGGCCTCCGACCTGCTCTCCATCACCACCCAGGGCGACTTCTCCTCCCAGCTCGCCGAGGCGGGTCAGTGGAACCACGAGCAGTACGGCATGCCCTTCGCCGCCTCGACGCGCGTGCTCTTCTACAACAAGACCCTGTTCACCGAGGCCGGCATCACCCCGCCCACCGACTGGGACGAGCTGGCGGCCGACGCCCGCGCGCTCAAGGCCCAGGGCGTGAAGTACCCGTTCGCGCTGCCGTTGGGCCCCGAGGAGGCGCAGGCCGAGGCCATGCAGTGGATGCTCGCCGGCGGCAGCGGCTACACCGACGACATCGGCACCTACACGCTCGACTCCGCCGAGAACACGCGCACCTTCACCTGGCTCAAGGACGACCTGGTCGGCAAGGGCCTGACCGGTCCGGTCGCCCCCGGCAAGCTCAACCGCGCCACTGCCTTCGCCGCCTTCGCCGACGGCCAGGTCGGCATGCTCGACGGGCACCCCATGCTGATCCAGCAGGCCGAGGCGAAGGGCGTGAAGTTCGGCATGGTGCCGCTGCCGGGCCGCACCGGCCGGGCCAGGGCCTCGATGGGCGTCACCGACTGGATGACGGCCTTCAGGCAGAACGGGCACGCCGAGCAGATCGGCTCCTTCCTCGACTTCGTGTACCAGGAGAAGAACGTCCTCGACTTCTCCCGCGAGTTCGGCCAGCTGCCGGTCACCAGCTCCGCGTCCGGCGCCATGGACGCGTCCGGCGCGGCCCGGGACAAGGCCCTGCGGCCCTTCCTCGACCAGCTGCCCGGCTCCCAGCTCTACCCCGCGGGCAAGACCTCCTGGGCCGAGATCAGCACGGCCGTGAAGGAGAGCATGGGCCAGGCCTTCCTCCCCGGGGGCAGCCCCGCCGGCGTCCTGACCCGCCTCCAGGCCCAGGCGACCGCGGCGGACAGCAGCGCGATCAACTGA
- a CDS encoding ROK family protein: MRHVVALDVGGTGMKAALVGEDGALLHRARRPTGREHGPEAVVGNILGFAAELRAYGVEHYGEPAAAAGLAVPGIIDEEQGVAVFAANLGWRDVPLRALVAERLGMPAALGHDVRTGGLAEGRLGAGRGADRFLFVALGTGIAGAIGLDGRVEAGAHGFAGEIGHVVVRPGGLACPCGQRGCLERYASASAVGSAWAAVREDPGADAAGCAEAVASGDPDAVRVWQEAVDALADGLVTALTLLDPRTLIIGGGLAEAGDVLFRPLRDAVRRRVTFQKTPALVPAALGDTAGCLGAGLLARDLLDSTDPSEVTA, from the coding sequence GTGAGACATGTCGTCGCCCTGGACGTGGGCGGTACCGGGATGAAGGCCGCCCTGGTCGGCGAGGACGGCGCGCTGCTGCACCGCGCCCGCCGGCCCACCGGCCGCGAGCACGGCCCCGAGGCGGTGGTCGGGAACATCCTCGGCTTCGCCGCCGAGCTGCGCGCGTACGGCGTCGAGCACTACGGCGAACCGGCCGCCGCGGCCGGCCTCGCGGTCCCCGGCATCATCGACGAGGAGCAGGGCGTCGCCGTCTTCGCGGCCAACCTCGGCTGGCGGGATGTCCCCCTGCGCGCCCTGGTCGCCGAGCGGCTCGGCATGCCCGCCGCGCTCGGCCACGACGTGCGCACCGGCGGCCTCGCCGAGGGCCGGCTCGGCGCGGGCCGGGGCGCCGACCGGTTCCTGTTCGTGGCCCTGGGCACCGGGATCGCCGGCGCCATCGGCCTGGACGGACGGGTCGAGGCGGGCGCGCACGGCTTCGCGGGCGAGATCGGGCACGTCGTCGTACGGCCCGGCGGCCTCGCCTGCCCCTGCGGACAGCGCGGCTGTCTGGAGCGGTACGCCTCCGCGTCCGCCGTCGGCTCGGCGTGGGCGGCGGTCCGCGAGGACCCGGGAGCGGACGCGGCCGGCTGCGCCGAGGCCGTCGCGTCCGGCGACCCGGACGCCGTCCGGGTGTGGCAGGAGGCGGTGGACGCGCTCGCCGACGGCCTGGTCACCGCGCTCACCCTGCTGGATCCGCGCACGCTCATCATCGGCGGCGGCCTGGCCGAGGCGGGGGACGTGCTGTTCCGGCCGCTGCGGGACGCCGTCCGCCGCCGGGTCACCTTCCAGAAGACGCCCGCCCTCGTCCCCGCCGCCCTCGGCGACACCGCGGGCTGCCTGGGTGCCGGGCTGCTCGCCCGTGATCTCCTCGACTCCACCGACCCCTCGGAGGTAACCGCCTGA
- the nagA gene encoding N-acetylglucosamine-6-phosphate deacetylase encodes MALSLVLAGARVVLPTGVVDDGRLAVEGTRIAHTAPEGAEVVDVRGHWLVPGFVDLHNHGGGGASFSGTADDALTAVRAHRRHGTTTLVASTVTDEMDVLVRQAGLLSELAEQGEIAGIHFEGPFISPCRKGAHSEALLRHPEPAEVRKLIDAARGRARMVTLATELPGGIDSVRLLAEAGVIAAVGHTDATYEQTAEAIDAGATVATHLFNAMPALGHRSPGPVAALLEDERVTVELINDGTHLHPAALELAFRHAGASRVAFITDAMDAAGAGDGRYLLGPLEVEVSDGVARLVEGGSIAGSTLTQDRAFKRAVTIDRLPVRDVVTALSANPARLLGLYDRVGSLEPGKDADLVLLDEDFGLKGVMRRGEWVLTPQLP; translated from the coding sequence ATGGCTCTCAGCTTGGTTCTCGCAGGTGCCCGGGTGGTGCTGCCCACCGGGGTGGTGGACGACGGACGCCTGGCCGTGGAGGGCACCCGGATCGCGCACACGGCCCCCGAGGGCGCCGAGGTCGTCGACGTACGGGGGCACTGGCTCGTCCCCGGCTTCGTCGACCTCCACAACCACGGCGGCGGCGGCGCCTCCTTCTCGGGCACGGCGGACGACGCGCTGACGGCCGTGCGCGCCCACCGCCGGCACGGCACCACCACCCTCGTCGCCTCCACCGTCACCGACGAGATGGACGTACTGGTGCGCCAGGCGGGGCTGTTGAGCGAGCTGGCCGAACAGGGGGAGATCGCCGGCATCCACTTCGAGGGGCCGTTCATCTCGCCGTGCCGCAAGGGCGCGCACTCCGAGGCGCTGCTGCGCCACCCGGAGCCGGCCGAGGTCCGCAAACTGATCGACGCGGCGCGCGGCCGGGCCCGGATGGTCACCCTCGCCACCGAACTGCCGGGCGGCATCGACTCCGTACGGCTGCTCGCGGAGGCCGGGGTGATCGCGGCGGTCGGGCACACGGACGCCACCTACGAGCAGACGGCCGAGGCGATCGACGCGGGCGCCACGGTCGCCACCCACCTCTTCAACGCCATGCCCGCCCTCGGCCACCGCTCCCCCGGCCCGGTCGCGGCCCTGCTGGAGGACGAGCGGGTCACGGTGGAGCTGATCAACGACGGCACCCATCTGCACCCGGCCGCACTGGAGTTGGCGTTCCGTCACGCGGGTGCCTCCCGGGTGGCCTTCATCACCGACGCGATGGACGCGGCGGGCGCCGGTGACGGCCGCTATCTGCTCGGCCCGCTGGAGGTCGAGGTCAGCGACGGCGTGGCCCGCCTGGTGGAGGGCGGCTCGATCGCCGGCTCCACGCTGACCCAGGACCGGGCTTTCAAGCGGGCGGTGACGATCGACCGGCTCCCGGTGCGGGACGTGGTCACGGCCCTGTCCGCCAACCCCGCCCGGCTGCTCGGCCTGTACGACCGCGTGGGCTCGCTGGAGCCGGGCAAGGACGCGGACCTGGTCCTGCTGGACGAGGACTTCGGCCTCAAGGGCGTGATGCGCCGGGGTGAATGGGTACTCACGCCCCAACTGCCCTGA
- a CDS encoding 1-phosphofructokinase family hexose kinase, whose protein sequence is MILTVTLNTALDITYRVRSLRPQTSHRVSDVVERPGGKGVNVARVLAALGHDVTITGFAGGATGETLREQLARTPRLTDALVPVAGPTRRTIAVVDALSGDATQLNEPGPQVRPDEWAAFQDTYGELLCSASTVALCGSLPPGVPVGAYASLIRTARAAGVPVLLDTSGEPLRRGVAARPDIVKPNAAELAELTGSHEPSRATQDARRRGAHAVVASLGPDGLLAVTPEGRWRATPPSRVPGNPTGAGDSVVAGLLSGLVEHLPWPARLARAAALSAATVQAPVAGEFDRVAYETLLRQISVTGKDVAA, encoded by the coding sequence GTGATCCTCACGGTCACGCTGAACACCGCTCTCGACATCACCTATCGCGTACGGTCCCTGCGGCCGCAGACCTCGCACCGCGTCTCGGACGTCGTCGAGCGGCCCGGCGGCAAGGGTGTGAACGTGGCCCGCGTGCTGGCGGCCCTCGGGCACGACGTCACGATCACCGGGTTCGCGGGCGGTGCCACCGGCGAGACGCTGCGCGAACAGCTCGCGCGGACACCGCGGTTGACCGACGCCCTGGTCCCGGTGGCCGGACCCACCCGGCGCACGATCGCCGTCGTGGACGCGCTCTCCGGCGACGCCACACAGCTGAACGAGCCGGGTCCGCAGGTCCGGCCGGACGAGTGGGCCGCGTTCCAGGACACCTACGGCGAACTCCTGTGCTCCGCCTCGACGGTGGCCCTCTGCGGCAGCCTGCCGCCGGGGGTGCCGGTGGGCGCGTACGCCAGTCTCATACGGACGGCGCGGGCCGCCGGCGTCCCGGTCCTGCTGGACACCAGCGGCGAGCCGCTGCGCCGCGGGGTCGCGGCCCGCCCCGACATCGTCAAGCCGAACGCCGCCGAGCTGGCCGAACTCACCGGTTCCCACGAGCCGTCGCGCGCGACCCAGGACGCCCGCCGGCGCGGTGCCCACGCGGTCGTCGCCTCCCTCGGTCCGGACGGCCTGCTGGCCGTGACTCCCGAGGGCCGCTGGCGTGCCACGCCGCCGTCCCGCGTCCCCGGCAACCCGACCGGAGCGGGCGACTCGGTGGTCGCGGGCCTGCTGTCGGGCCTCGTCGAACACCTGCCATGGCCCGCACGACTGGCCCGCGCGGCCGCGCTGTCGGCGGCGACGGTACAGGCGCCCGTGGCGGGCGAGTTCGACCGCGTGGCCTACGAGACGCTGCTGCGACAGATCTCGGTGACGGGGAAAGACGTCGCGGCATGA
- a CDS encoding CBM35 domain-containing protein: MTSGDNGASTPEDDDPFGYLYADGQARGAQPPSGGYGYPNQVSRVRTVGERQYGQQQPSYGQQPAAPQQQGAYGQANTAAYQTPDNHGGAPGGRRSAPPAGGRRGPNTKGLLIGAIAVVAAVVIGISIAMINGNSDDDKSGNEAGTTPTQSQSTAPTTSSSATAAPGELPKIDAADKSVQLSGGAATASDVKGAEAAGGTYVGGLNAVGASVTWTVNDLPKGGKYTLNVGYGVPGKDANMTLTVNGTSLGRPLNMSNFARAAEGDREHGWTHTWSNIQLKQGSNTISISCAQGNQCDADLDTLWLEKGWR; the protein is encoded by the coding sequence ATGACGTCCGGCGACAACGGCGCGAGCACGCCCGAGGACGACGACCCGTTCGGCTACCTCTACGCCGACGGACAGGCCAGGGGGGCCCAGCCGCCGTCCGGTGGCTACGGCTACCCGAACCAGGTCAGCCGGGTGCGCACGGTCGGTGAGCGCCAGTACGGCCAGCAGCAGCCGTCGTACGGCCAGCAGCCGGCCGCCCCGCAGCAGCAGGGCGCCTACGGCCAGGCGAACACCGCCGCCTACCAGACCCCCGACAACCACGGCGGTGCCCCGGGGGGCCGGCGCTCGGCGCCGCCCGCCGGCGGGCGGCGCGGACCGAACACCAAGGGTCTGCTGATCGGCGCGATCGCGGTGGTCGCCGCGGTCGTCATCGGCATCAGCATCGCGATGATCAACGGCAACTCGGACGACGACAAGTCGGGCAACGAGGCCGGCACGACGCCGACCCAGTCGCAGAGCACCGCCCCGACCACGTCGAGCAGTGCCACGGCGGCACCGGGCGAGCTGCCCAAGATCGACGCCGCGGACAAGTCCGTCCAGCTGTCGGGCGGCGCGGCCACGGCTTCGGACGTCAAGGGAGCCGAGGCGGCGGGCGGCACCTACGTGGGCGGCCTGAACGCGGTCGGCGCATCGGTCACGTGGACCGTCAACGACCTTCCCAAGGGCGGCAAGTACACGCTCAACGTCGGCTACGGCGTCCCGGGCAAGGACGCGAACATGACCCTCACCGTGAACGGCACGTCGCTGGGCCGCCCGCTGAACATGTCGAACTTCGCCCGTGCCGCCGAGGGCGACCGGGAGCACGGCTGGACTCACACCTGGTCGAACATCCAGCTGAAGCAGGGGTCCAACACCATCAGCATCTCCTGCGCGCAGGGCAATCAGTGCGACGCCGATCTGGACACGCTGTGGTTGGAAAAGGGCTGGCGATAG